The following proteins are co-located in the Labrys monachus genome:
- a CDS encoding VirB3 family type IV secretion system protein, producing MADGADRGGELPGFSVPVHRALTEHILLGGAPRSLAILNGTLAAALGLGLRLWLVGLGLWAVGHFAAVWAAKRDPQFVDVVRKHLRIPGHLSV from the coding sequence ATGGCCGACGGCGCGGACCGTGGCGGCGAGTTGCCGGGCTTCTCGGTCCCGGTCCATCGGGCGCTGACCGAGCATATCCTGCTCGGCGGCGCTCCGCGCTCGCTCGCCATCCTCAACGGCACGCTGGCGGCCGCGCTCGGCCTGGGCCTGCGCCTCTGGCTGGTCGGCCTCGGCCTCTGGGCTGTCGGGCATTTCGCGGCCGTCTGGGCTGCCAAGCGCGATCCGCAGTTCGTCGACGTCGTGCGCAAGCATCTGCGCATCCCCGGCCACCTGTCGGTCTGA
- the trbE gene encoding conjugal transfer protein TrbE, with translation MMNLAEYRNRNTRLADFLPWVALVGEGIVLNKDGSLQRTARFRGPDLDSAVPAELVAVAGRLNNAFRRLGSGWAIFVEAQRHGAATYPASMFADSASGLVDAERKADFEEAGAHFESSYFLTFLYLPPAEDAARAETWLYEGRDHTGVDAHEILRGFADRTDRILQLIDAFMPECAWLDDGETLTYLHSTVSTKRHRVRVPETPMYLDALLADQPLTGGLEPRLGDAHLRILTIVGFPTATTPGILDELNRLAFPYRWSTRAVLLDKTDATKLLTKIRRQWFAKRKSIAAILKEVMTNEASALVDTDAANKAADADMALQELGADYAGQAYVTATITVWDDDPRIAAEKLRMVEKVIQGRDFTAMPETINAVDAWLGSLPGHVYANVRQPPINTLNLAHMIPLSAVWAGPERDEHFDAPPLLYGRTEGSTPFRLSIHVGDVGHTLIVGPTGAGKSVLLALMALQFRRYPQSQVFAFDFGGSMRAAALAMRGDWHDLGGGLTEGADDSVSLQPLARIDDVAESAWAADWLVAILGRESVAVTPEVKEYLWSALSSLASAPINERTLTGLSVLLQSNDLKQALRPYCVGGPYGRLLDAEAEHLGEANVQVFETEGLIGTGAAAAVLAYLFHRIEDRLDGRPTLLIIDEGWLALDDEGFAGQLREWLKTLRKKNASVIFATQSLSDIDGSAIAPAIIESCQTRILLPNERAIEPQITAIYRRFGLNDRQIEILARAMPKRDYYCQSRRGNRLFELGLSDVALALCAASSKQHQALIATVHARSGTDGFLAEWLAENRLAWAADLIADLTNVTPQADQEAHP, from the coding sequence ATGATGAACCTCGCCGAATATCGCAACCGCAATACACGGCTCGCCGACTTCCTGCCCTGGGTGGCGCTGGTCGGCGAAGGCATCGTGCTGAACAAGGACGGCAGCCTGCAGCGCACCGCGCGTTTCCGCGGCCCCGACCTCGACAGCGCCGTGCCGGCCGAACTGGTCGCCGTCGCCGGCCGGCTCAACAACGCCTTCCGTCGCCTCGGCTCCGGTTGGGCCATCTTCGTCGAAGCGCAGCGCCATGGCGCCGCGACCTATCCGGCCAGCATGTTCGCCGACAGCGCATCCGGCCTGGTCGACGCGGAACGCAAGGCAGATTTCGAAGAGGCCGGCGCGCATTTCGAGTCCAGCTACTTCCTGACCTTCCTTTATCTGCCGCCGGCCGAGGACGCCGCACGGGCCGAGACCTGGCTCTACGAGGGCCGCGATCACACCGGCGTCGACGCGCACGAGATCCTGCGCGGTTTCGCCGACCGCACCGATCGCATCCTCCAGCTTATCGATGCCTTCATGCCGGAATGCGCCTGGCTCGATGACGGCGAGACGCTGACCTATCTGCACTCGACCGTCTCAACGAAGCGGCATCGCGTCCGCGTCCCCGAGACGCCGATGTATCTCGACGCGCTCCTCGCCGATCAGCCGCTCACCGGCGGCCTCGAACCCCGGCTCGGCGATGCGCATCTTCGCATCCTCACCATCGTCGGCTTCCCGACCGCGACCACGCCCGGCATCCTCGACGAACTGAACCGCCTGGCCTTTCCCTATCGCTGGTCGACGCGCGCGGTGCTGCTCGACAAGACTGACGCTACCAAGCTGCTGACCAAGATCCGACGGCAATGGTTCGCGAAGCGCAAGTCGATCGCCGCCATTCTCAAGGAGGTGATGACTAACGAGGCCTCGGCGCTGGTTGACACCGACGCGGCCAACAAGGCGGCCGACGCCGACATGGCGCTGCAGGAGCTGGGCGCGGACTACGCCGGCCAGGCCTATGTGACCGCGACGATCACCGTCTGGGACGACGATCCGCGCATTGCAGCCGAGAAGCTGCGGATGGTCGAGAAGGTCATCCAGGGCCGCGACTTCACCGCCATGCCCGAGACGATCAACGCGGTGGACGCCTGGCTCGGCTCGCTGCCCGGCCATGTCTACGCCAATGTCCGCCAACCGCCGATCAACACTTTGAATCTCGCCCACATGATCCCGCTGTCGGCGGTGTGGGCGGGTCCGGAACGGGACGAGCACTTCGATGCACCCCCACTGCTTTACGGCAGAACCGAAGGCTCGACCCCGTTCCGGCTTTCCATCCATGTCGGCGATGTCGGCCATACGCTGATCGTCGGCCCAACCGGCGCCGGCAAGTCAGTGCTGTTAGCGCTGATGGCGCTGCAATTCCGGCGCTATCCGCAATCCCAGGTCTTCGCTTTCGACTTCGGGGGATCGATGCGAGCAGCCGCGCTCGCCATGCGCGGCGACTGGCACGATCTCGGCGGCGGCCTCACCGAAGGCGCGGATGACAGCGTATCCCTTCAGCCGCTGGCCCGCATTGACGATGTCGCCGAAAGTGCGTGGGCCGCCGACTGGCTGGTCGCGATCCTGGGCCGCGAAAGCGTAGCGGTTACGCCCGAGGTCAAGGAGTACCTCTGGTCGGCATTGTCGTCGCTAGCCTCTGCGCCAATCAACGAGCGCACGCTGACGGGCCTGTCCGTCCTGCTCCAGTCCAATGACCTGAAACAGGCGCTCCGACCCTATTGCGTCGGCGGTCCCTATGGCCGTCTGCTCGACGCCGAGGCCGAGCATCTGGGCGAGGCCAATGTCCAGGTCTTCGAGACCGAGGGTCTGATCGGCACCGGTGCCGCTGCCGCCGTGCTCGCCTACCTCTTCCATCGCATCGAAGACCGCCTCGACGGGCGGCCGACGCTGCTGATCATCGATGAAGGTTGGCTCGCGCTCGATGACGAGGGCTTTGCAGGCCAGCTTCGCGAGTGGTTGAAGACGCTCCGCAAGAAGAACGCCAGCGTCATCTTCGCCACGCAGTCGCTCTCCGATATCGACGGCTCGGCGATCGCGCCCGCCATCATCGAGAGCTGTCAGACCCGCATTCTGCTGCCGAACGAGCGCGCGATCGAGCCGCAGATCACGGCCATCTATCGACGCTTCGGGTTGAACGATCGCCAGATCGAGATCCTCGCGCGGGCGATGCCCAAGCGCGATTACTACTGCCAGTCCCGGCGCGGCAACCGGCTCTTCGAGCTGGGCCTATCGGATGTCGCACTCGCGCTCTGCGCCGCTTCGTCCAAACAGCACCAAGCGCTCATCGCCACGGTTCACGCCCGCAGCGGCACGGATGGATTCCTTGCCGAGTGGCTCGCCGAGAACCGGCTCGCCTGGGCCGCCGACCTCATCGCCGACCTCACCAACGTCACCCCCCAAGCCGATCAGGAGGCACACCCATGA
- the trbJ gene encoding P-type conjugative transfer protein TrbJ, whose amino-acid sequence MTRSIRSRSRALRMTAALLTVSVAVIPFMAAPAHAQFGGIVYDPTNYAQNLLTATRALQQINNQITSLQNEATMLINQARNLTSLPFSSLQQLQQSVQRTQQLLGEAQRIAYNVQNIDQAFRTTYGNASMSALDQQLVAEARERWQNTVGGLQDAMRVQAGVVGNIDTNRTQMSALVGQSQGATGALQATQAGNQLLALQAQQLADLTAVVAANGRAQSLSEAERAAAAEQGREQRRRFLTPGSGYQPGNARMFPNGN is encoded by the coding sequence ATGACCCGTTCCATTCGTTCCCGCTCGCGCGCGCTGCGCATGACCGCCGCCCTCCTGACGGTTTCCGTCGCCGTGATCCCGTTTATGGCGGCGCCCGCCCACGCGCAGTTTGGCGGGATCGTATACGACCCCACCAACTACGCGCAGAATCTCCTGACCGCCACGCGAGCGCTTCAGCAGATCAACAATCAAATCACGTCGCTTCAGAACGAAGCGACGATGTTGATCAACCAGGCACGCAATCTTACGAGCCTGCCGTTCTCGTCTCTCCAGCAGCTCCAGCAGTCCGTTCAGCGCACGCAGCAGCTTCTCGGCGAAGCGCAGCGCATCGCATACAACGTGCAGAACATCGACCAGGCCTTCCGCACGACCTACGGCAATGCGTCGATGTCGGCCTTGGACCAGCAGCTTGTCGCCGAAGCACGCGAGCGCTGGCAGAATACGGTCGGCGGCCTGCAGGACGCCATGCGTGTCCAGGCGGGTGTTGTCGGCAACATCGACACGAACCGGACCCAGATGTCGGCGCTGGTCGGCCAGAGCCAGGGCGCGACCGGCGCGCTGCAGGCGACACAGGCGGGCAACCAGCTTCTCGCCCTGCAAGCGCAGCAGCTCGCGGACCTGACGGCTGTCGTCGCCGCCAATGGTCGGGCGCAGAGCCTGTCCGAGGCCGAGCGCGCGGCCGCGGCTGAGCAAGGTCGCGAGCAGCGCCGTCGATTCCTGACGCCGGGCAGCGGCTACCAGCCGGGCAACGCCCGCATGTTCCCGAACGGCAACTGA
- the trbK-alt gene encoding putative entry exclusion protein TrbK-alt: MDGKTLARLGAVVFVAVAITATAIEMSRKEEAPDAWPSGRATATQADPLRDELIRCQALGEAGPRDPACLRAWAENRNRFLAPGARPAERLPNLPPAPRDNAAPQSDRTDQPALEPAAPIAPPQLGEAR; the protein is encoded by the coding sequence ATGGACGGCAAGACGCTCGCACGGCTTGGCGCCGTCGTCTTCGTCGCGGTCGCGATCACCGCGACCGCGATCGAGATGAGCCGGAAAGAAGAGGCTCCAGACGCTTGGCCGTCCGGCCGCGCAACGGCGACCCAGGCCGATCCGCTGCGCGACGAGCTGATCCGCTGTCAGGCGTTGGGCGAAGCAGGGCCTCGCGATCCGGCGTGCCTGCGGGCCTGGGCGGAGAACCGCAACCGCTTCCTCGCCCCCGGCGCGCGACCTGCCGAGCGACTGCCGAACTTGCCGCCAGCGCCGCGAGACAACGCCGCTCCCCAATCGGATCGCACCGATCAGCCGGCCTTGGAACCCGCCGCACCGATCGCGCCGCCTCAGCTCGGCGAGGCGAGGTAA
- the trbL gene encoding P-type conjugative transfer protein TrbL translates to MGGTGVIDHFLEVFTRYIDSGFGLLSGEVAFIATTLIVIDVTLAALFWSWGADDDIMARLVKKTLFVGVFAYIIGNWNNLARIIFESFAGLGLKASGTSFTTADLLRPGKVAQTGLDAGRPLLDSISSLMGYWSFFENFIQIACMFLAWALVLLAFFILAIQLFVTLIEFKLTTLAGFVLIPFGLFGKSAFMAERVLGNVISSGIKVLVLAVIIGIGSTLFSEFTSGFGGQNPTIDEAMAIVLAALSLLGLGIFGPGIASGLVSGGPQLSAGAAVGTGLAAGGMVALGAGAVGAAASGGAALAGGAAAAARGGAAIAGGASTAYSLGAAGQSGAAGVASGLGGVARAGGSAAVSPLRRAASRAAESMRSSFNAGGKAAFEATGGTSTMGSIGGDSAGDGAASTNAGGPPAWAQRMRRSQHMTHAVQATAHAVRSGDAHGSGSSVNLSEGDR, encoded by the coding sequence ATGGGCGGCACCGGCGTCATTGACCACTTCCTCGAAGTCTTCACCCGCTACATCGACAGCGGATTCGGGTTGCTCAGCGGTGAAGTCGCCTTCATCGCCACCACCCTGATCGTCATCGACGTGACGCTGGCAGCACTCTTCTGGAGCTGGGGTGCCGACGACGACATCATGGCCCGCCTGGTGAAGAAGACGCTGTTCGTCGGCGTCTTCGCCTACATCATCGGCAACTGGAACAATCTCGCCCGGATCATCTTCGAAAGTTTCGCCGGCCTTGGTCTCAAGGCAAGCGGGACGAGCTTTACGACTGCCGATCTGTTGCGCCCCGGCAAGGTCGCACAGACAGGTCTCGACGCCGGTCGACCGCTGCTCGACTCGATCTCAAGCCTGATGGGCTACTGGTCGTTCTTCGAGAACTTCATCCAGATCGCCTGCATGTTCCTGGCCTGGGCGCTGGTGCTGCTCGCCTTCTTCATCCTCGCGATCCAGCTCTTCGTCACGCTCATCGAGTTCAAGCTGACGACGCTCGCCGGCTTCGTGCTGATCCCGTTCGGCCTGTTCGGCAAATCGGCCTTCATGGCCGAACGCGTGCTCGGCAACGTCATCTCCTCCGGCATCAAAGTGTTGGTGCTGGCCGTCATCATCGGCATCGGCTCGACGCTCTTCTCCGAATTCACATCGGGATTTGGCGGCCAGAACCCGACGATCGACGAGGCGATGGCGATCGTCCTCGCGGCGCTGTCGTTGCTCGGCCTCGGCATCTTCGGTCCCGGCATCGCCAGTGGCCTCGTCTCCGGCGGTCCCCAGCTCAGCGCCGGGGCCGCAGTCGGCACCGGCCTCGCCGCGGGTGGCATGGTCGCGCTCGGCGCTGGCGCCGTCGGCGCCGCCGCATCTGGTGGGGCTGCGCTCGCTGGTGGTGCCGCCGCGGCTGCTCGCGGCGGGGCTGCGATCGCCGGCGGCGCGTCTACCGCCTACAGCCTTGGCGCAGCCGGCCAGTCCGGGGCGGCCGGGGTCGCTTCCGGGCTTGGCGGAGTCGCCCGTGCCGGTGGCAGCGCCGCCGTCTCGCCCCTGCGCCGCGCCGCTTCGCGTGCCGCCGAAAGCATGCGCTCCAGCTTCAACGCTGGCGGCAAGGCCGCGTTCGAGGCGACGGGGGGCACTTCTACCATGGGCTCGATTGGCGGTGACTCCGCCGGTGACGGCGCCGCTTCCACCAACGCTGGTGGTCCGCCGGCCTGGGCGCAGCGGATGCGCCGGTCCCAGCACATGACCCATGCCGTCCAGGCCACGGCCCATGCCGTCCGCTCCGGCGACGCCCATGGCAGCGGGTCTTCTGTCAATCTTTCTGAAGGCGATCGCTGA
- the trbF gene encoding conjugal transfer protein TrbF: MFKRPSTHYGKTPEPETPYQRAAQVWDERIGASRVQAKNWRTMAFGSLILSAGFATALVVQSARGTIVPWVVQVDRLGQAQAVAPAVADYRPTDPQIAFHLARFIEQVRSIPSDAIIVRQNWLRAYDFTTDRGAMALNDYARANDPFAKVGRQQIAVDVSSVIRASPDSFRVAWVERRYENGQLAETTRWTAILTIVVQIPRNADRLRANPLGIYVNAINWSRELGQ; the protein is encoded by the coding sequence ATGTTCAAACGACCCTCCACCCATTACGGCAAGACGCCCGAGCCGGAGACACCCTATCAGCGCGCCGCCCAGGTCTGGGATGAGCGCATTGGCGCCTCGCGCGTGCAGGCCAAGAACTGGCGAACGATGGCGTTCGGTTCGCTGATCCTGTCGGCCGGCTTCGCCACCGCGCTCGTCGTACAGTCGGCGCGGGGGACGATCGTTCCATGGGTGGTGCAGGTCGACCGGCTCGGCCAGGCGCAGGCTGTAGCGCCGGCCGTCGCCGACTATCGGCCAACCGATCCCCAGATCGCCTTCCACCTGGCGCGCTTCATCGAGCAGGTCCGCTCGATCCCGTCAGACGCGATCATCGTGCGCCAGAACTGGCTGCGCGCCTACGACTTCACGACCGATCGCGGCGCCATGGCGCTCAATGACTATGCCCGAGCGAACGACCCGTTCGCCAAGGTCGGCCGCCAGCAGATCGCCGTCGATGTATCCAGCGTCATCCGAGCTTCGCCCGACAGCTTCCGCGTCGCTTGGGTCGAGCGCCGCTACGAGAATGGCCAACTCGCCGAGACGACCCGCTGGACCGCGATCCTGACGATCGTGGTGCAAATCCCGCGCAACGCCGATCGGCTCAGGGCGAACCCTCTCGGCATCTATGTCAACGCCATCAATTGGTCACGGGAGCTTGGGCAATGA
- the trbG gene encoding P-type conjugative transfer protein TrbG, whose translation MKPYFRKAGNPASHIMVSPAPRRCVLPFVLLATTALAGCATTNPPPEISYDNAAPAVQTVDPPAPVTVVELPRPLPLPGQLQRVEPSRRMPEPADPTARVNQANAAARIQPVRDGFINSMQVYPFTQGALYQVYTAVGQITDIALQPGEQLVGSGPVAAGDTVRWIIGDTESGSGATRQIHILVKPTRAELMTNLVINTNLRTYHMELRSTERTYMASVSWQYPQDQLIALRRQNADAQASQPVASGVDLTNVNFRYTIDGDRAPWRPLRGFDDGRQVFIEFPRGIGQGEMPPLFVVGPEGKTSELVNYRVRGNYMIVDRLFAAAELRFGSGDRQKRVRITRTDGRPAS comes from the coding sequence ATGAAGCCGTATTTCCGTAAAGCCGGAAACCCGGCTTCACACATCATGGTATCTCCGGCTCCGCGCAGATGCGTGTTGCCGTTCGTGCTCCTAGCGACGACCGCGCTCGCCGGATGCGCCACCACCAATCCGCCGCCGGAAATCTCATACGATAACGCAGCGCCAGCCGTGCAGACCGTCGATCCACCAGCGCCCGTCACCGTGGTCGAGCTGCCCCGGCCGCTGCCGCTGCCTGGTCAGTTGCAACGCGTCGAGCCTTCCCGGCGCATGCCGGAGCCTGCCGATCCCACGGCCAGGGTGAACCAGGCCAATGCCGCCGCGCGCATCCAGCCGGTGCGCGACGGCTTCATCAACTCGATGCAGGTCTATCCGTTCACGCAAGGCGCGCTCTATCAGGTCTATACCGCCGTCGGCCAGATCACCGACATCGCGTTGCAGCCCGGTGAACAGCTCGTCGGCTCCGGTCCGGTCGCCGCGGGCGACACGGTTCGCTGGATCATCGGCGACACCGAGAGCGGATCGGGCGCGACCCGCCAAATCCATATCCTCGTGAAACCAACGCGCGCCGAACTGATGACGAACCTCGTCATCAACACCAACCTGCGCACCTATCACATGGAACTGCGCTCGACCGAGCGAACCTATATGGCGTCCGTCTCCTGGCAGTACCCGCAGGACCAGCTCATCGCGCTACGCCGGCAGAATGCCGACGCGCAGGCCTCCCAGCCGGTGGCGAGCGGCGTCGATCTCACCAACGTCAACTTCCGCTACACCATCGACGGTGACCGTGCGCCGTGGCGACCGCTGCGCGGCTTTGACGACGGCCGCCAGGTCTTCATCGAATTCCCGCGCGGCATCGGCCAGGGAGAGATGCCGCCGCTCTTCGTCGTCGGACCCGAGGGCAAGACCTCAGAGTTGGTCAACTACCGGGTGCGGGGCAACTATATGATCGTCGATCGGCTCTTCGCTGCGGCCGAACTGCGGTTCGGCTCCGGCGATCGACAAAAACGCGTCCGCATTACCCGCACCGATGGGAGGCCGGCGTCGTGA
- a CDS encoding TrbI/VirB10 family protein yields MSENEPPNEQTPPDDTQPLTGEPVSAAPMRLRAEPPRVTRLSRKVLAGIGLVASVGLGGALIYALQTRDGGRPNEELYSTDNRSTADGLAGLPRDYSGVPRLGPPLPGDLGRPIVGAQERGQPVPTPGIATPNPGIGPEEQRRLQEIETARTSRLFSSTDTRAGASVAASAAAPPPAPDLASLGLAPPPATPSAQDRQNAFLNAAPDRRTVAADRVAAPASPNILQAGAIISAALITGIRSDLPGQITAQVTENIYDSPTGRILLVPQGTRVIGQYDNNVQFGQSRVLLVWNRLIFPNGRSIVLERQPGADAEGFAGLQDGVDYHWWDLAKAAGLSTLLSVGTELATNDDDRLISAIRNGGQDTINDAGQQIVRRQLNIAPTLTIRPGFPVRVIVTRDLVLEPYGG; encoded by the coding sequence GTGAGCGAGAACGAGCCCCCGAACGAGCAAACGCCGCCCGACGATACACAGCCCTTGACCGGCGAGCCGGTCAGCGCCGCGCCGATGCGACTACGCGCCGAGCCGCCCCGTGTCACCCGGCTCTCGCGCAAGGTCCTCGCGGGAATCGGCCTTGTCGCCAGCGTAGGGCTCGGCGGCGCCCTCATCTATGCGCTTCAGACCCGTGATGGCGGCCGCCCGAACGAGGAACTCTATTCGACGGACAACCGCTCGACCGCCGATGGGCTCGCCGGCTTGCCGCGTGACTACAGCGGCGTGCCTCGCCTTGGACCGCCCCTGCCAGGCGATCTCGGCCGCCCGATCGTCGGCGCACAGGAGCGGGGTCAGCCCGTTCCAACGCCTGGCATCGCCACCCCCAATCCCGGCATCGGTCCAGAAGAGCAGCGCAGACTGCAGGAGATCGAGACGGCTAGGACCAGCCGGCTGTTCTCGAGCACCGACACGCGCGCTGGAGCCTCGGTCGCGGCGTCCGCCGCCGCACCACCACCAGCGCCCGATTTGGCGAGCCTCGGCCTTGCGCCTCCGCCGGCGACGCCCTCAGCGCAGGACCGCCAGAACGCCTTCCTCAACGCAGCCCCGGATCGCCGCACGGTCGCGGCAGATCGTGTCGCCGCGCCGGCGTCGCCGAACATCCTCCAGGCCGGCGCGATTATATCGGCCGCGCTCATCACCGGCATCAGGTCCGATCTGCCGGGCCAGATCACTGCGCAGGTTACCGAGAACATCTACGACAGCCCGACCGGCCGCATCCTTCTCGTTCCCCAGGGCACGCGCGTCATCGGTCAATACGACAACAACGTGCAGTTCGGTCAGAGCCGAGTGCTGCTCGTCTGGAACCGCCTGATCTTTCCGAATGGTCGCTCGATCGTTCTCGAGCGTCAGCCAGGCGCAGACGCCGAAGGATTCGCCGGCCTTCAGGACGGCGTCGACTATCACTGGTGGGATCTTGCGAAGGCGGCAGGGCTCTCGACCTTGCTCAGCGTCGGCACGGAGCTGGCCACAAACGACGACGATCGACTGATCAGCGCGATCCGCAACGGCGGGCAGGACACGATAAACGACGCCGGCCAGCAGATTGTGCGCCGTCAGCTTAACATCGCCCCGACCCTGACGATCCGACCGGGCTTTCCCGTGCGCGTCATCGTGACACGTGACCTCGTACTTGAGCCTTACGGAGGCTGA
- a CDS encoding DUF2274 domain-containing protein, producing MTKLKLGAIADDKPVKVSVELPATLHRDLTRYAEVLSQEHGGPIQDPVRLIVPMLERFIASDRGFAKARRIGVEK from the coding sequence ATGACGAAGCTAAAACTCGGCGCGATCGCCGACGACAAGCCGGTGAAAGTATCTGTTGAATTGCCTGCGACCCTTCATCGGGACCTCACGCGATACGCTGAAGTCCTGAGCCAGGAGCATGGGGGGCCGATTCAAGATCCTGTTAGGTTGATCGTGCCGATGCTCGAACGGTTCATTGCGAGCGATCGTGGGTTCGCCAAAGCCAGGCGTATCGGCGTGGAAAAATGA